In Mycobacterium stomatepiae, the following are encoded in one genomic region:
- a CDS encoding LysM peptidoglycan-binding domain-containing protein gives MTLMHTVSPRTSNVRRPSPSDGLVARPRYDQERVLRSRRSAQSRPAGAPMCYRGTGVSMSDAPHRSRPVKLGTTIGLALMAGIITLWLGLVANLGQIANGDSAAAPVPDRLSVVQVEPGESLQDLAHRVAPEAPARQVAERIRELNNLSSPALAAGQTLIAPVG, from the coding sequence ATGACGCTCATGCACACAGTCTCACCGCGGACCAGCAACGTGCGGCGCCCGAGCCCGAGCGATGGGCTGGTCGCACGGCCTCGCTACGACCAGGAGCGCGTGCTGCGGTCGCGCCGGTCTGCCCAGTCACGGCCCGCCGGAGCGCCGATGTGCTACCGCGGCACCGGTGTCTCGATGTCGGACGCGCCGCATCGCAGCCGCCCGGTCAAGCTGGGGACGACGATCGGGCTAGCCCTGATGGCCGGAATCATCACCCTCTGGCTGGGCCTGGTCGCGAATCTCGGCCAGATCGCCAACGGCGACTCCGCTGCCGCTCCGGTGCCGGACCGGTTGTCCGTCGTGCAGGTCGAGCCGGGCGAGTCCCTTCAGGACCTCGCACACCGGGTCGCCCCGGAGGCACCGGCCCGCCAGGTCGCCGAGCGCATCCGCGAACTCAATAACCTGAGCTCGCCGGCGCTGGCCGCCGGCCAGACCCTGATTGCGCCGGTCGGCTGA
- a CDS encoding DMT family transporter: MEKTDIAVVLALLAAFASALGNVVRQRSAQEITDKPVGHLELFRMSVRDGKWWLGAGGAIANYALQAAALTLGSVMLVTSLQVTALLFALPIYARMTRRSVTRWEWTWALLLAAALAVVVVVGDPDPGASRGSVQTWMVVALVMGPALVFCVWGARQWPGSVAAVLLAIVAGSSLALFAVLTKAVVVIVGDGVGALLSAPEFYAWIAAALAGMIFQQSSFRAGSLTASLPTSVVAKPVVGSILGMAVLGEYLDCNGIAKVALAIGVVVVAVATVALARGEAATMSSSLAEKLAKKALRRSGEVRLAEAECRS, from the coding sequence ATGGAGAAAACCGATATCGCCGTGGTTCTCGCCCTGCTCGCCGCGTTCGCGTCGGCACTGGGGAACGTCGTGCGTCAGCGTTCAGCGCAGGAGATCACCGACAAGCCGGTGGGCCACCTCGAGCTCTTCCGGATGTCGGTGCGCGACGGCAAATGGTGGCTGGGGGCCGGCGGAGCCATCGCCAACTACGCGCTGCAGGCCGCCGCGCTGACGCTCGGCTCGGTGATGCTGGTCACGTCGCTGCAGGTGACGGCGCTGCTGTTCGCGCTGCCGATCTATGCGCGGATGACCCGGCGCTCGGTCACCCGCTGGGAATGGACCTGGGCGCTGCTGCTCGCCGCCGCGCTGGCCGTGGTGGTCGTCGTGGGCGATCCGGATCCCGGTGCCTCGCGTGGCTCGGTGCAAACCTGGATGGTGGTGGCCCTGGTGATGGGGCCGGCACTGGTGTTCTGCGTGTGGGGCGCCCGGCAGTGGCCAGGCTCGGTGGCCGCGGTGCTGCTGGCCATCGTCGCGGGTTCGTCGTTGGCACTGTTCGCGGTGCTGACCAAGGCCGTGGTGGTGATCGTCGGCGATGGCGTTGGTGCGCTGTTGAGCGCACCGGAGTTCTATGCGTGGATCGCCGCCGCCCTCGCGGGCATGATCTTCCAGCAGTCGTCGTTCCGCGCCGGTTCGCTGACCGCCTCGCTGCCGACGTCGGTGGTGGCCAAGCCGGTCGTCGGCTCGATCCTCGGCATGGCCGTGCTCGGTGAGTACCTCGACTGCAACGGGATCGCGAAGGTGGCTCTCGCCATCGGTGTCGTGGTGGTGGCCGTGGCGACCGTGGCCCTGGCCCGCGGCGAGGCGGCGACGATGTCGAGCAGTCTCGCGGAGAAGCTGGCGAAAAAAGCACTGCGCCGATCGGGCGAGGTGCGTCTCGCCGAGGCGGAGTGCCGCAGCTGA
- a CDS encoding LGFP repeat-containing protein codes for MRRLAGRALISVATTALAIVLFAPTVSASPIGDAEAAIMAEWSKAGGDTSPLGPRKGDVYPVADGFVCDFDGGKMYFTTATGAKFIYGPILEKYDMLGGAAGSDLGFPTINEVPGLAGPDSRVATFSASDKPVIYWTPDHGAFVVRGALNAAWDRLGSSGGVLGAPVSDENYDGEVSSQKFSNGQISWNRKTKEFTTEPANLAEQLKGLQVAIDPAAAINMAWRAAGGVNGPLGAKQGGPNPIGGDGVVQNFAGGKVFFSPATGAAAVESDILAKYEAVGGPVSSDLGFPTANESDGGVSPNSRIVTFSAADKPVIFWTSDHGAFVVRGAMKSAWDKLRGPTGKLGAPVGDQTVDGDVISQKFTGGKISWSRAKNAFSTDPANLAPLLSGLQVSGQNQPSSTAMPPHAKKWFTWSWWYLFALVPLLVLVLLAVFVALRWRRHRAGRNSAPYDLERDVDVGGYDDAGEPRWGPDYADSSTEHLSFSDAHAPEHRDAAGVPVARWPHGPESADLDEDGGYGEPARRVSEEEWDELAVDERDPDSVDTDSIPVVSADDLIEAGYGDEFPEAGYPDDADVPEVAYPEAVAEDDYADAVAAGYPEFPDEDAAYAEAGYPGADEEGAAYPEEEPEAAYPDVAVAHTPPDLAGGAASGAAAAGAAAAGGAAAGEAASGLAAALGAAAGPARRAGRHAAADADDEMDIASAASFGALGPAGRPTIHLPLEDPYQIPDGYPIKASARFGLYYTPDSDLYHDTLAEIWLSSEEAALVNGFVKAD; via the coding sequence GTGCGCAGGCTCGCCGGTCGGGCGCTGATCAGCGTGGCGACCACAGCGTTGGCCATCGTGCTGTTTGCACCCACCGTCTCCGCGTCGCCGATCGGTGACGCCGAAGCCGCCATCATGGCCGAGTGGAGCAAGGCCGGCGGCGACACCTCACCGCTCGGACCCCGCAAGGGCGATGTCTACCCGGTCGCCGACGGCTTCGTGTGCGACTTCGACGGCGGCAAGATGTACTTCACCACCGCCACCGGCGCCAAATTCATCTACGGCCCGATCCTGGAAAAGTACGACATGCTGGGCGGCGCGGCAGGCAGCGATCTGGGCTTTCCGACCATCAACGAGGTGCCCGGCCTGGCCGGTCCGGACAGCCGCGTGGCGACGTTCTCGGCCAGCGACAAGCCGGTGATCTATTGGACGCCCGATCACGGCGCGTTCGTCGTGCGCGGCGCGCTGAACGCCGCCTGGGACCGGCTCGGCAGCTCGGGCGGCGTGCTCGGCGCCCCGGTCTCCGACGAGAACTACGACGGCGAGGTGTCGTCGCAGAAGTTCAGCAACGGCCAGATCTCCTGGAACCGCAAGACCAAGGAGTTCACCACCGAGCCGGCGAATTTGGCCGAACAGCTCAAGGGCCTGCAGGTTGCGATCGATCCCGCCGCGGCCATCAACATGGCCTGGCGCGCGGCCGGCGGCGTCAACGGTCCGCTGGGCGCCAAGCAGGGTGGTCCGAATCCGATCGGCGGCGACGGCGTCGTCCAGAACTTCGCCGGTGGCAAGGTGTTCTTCAGCCCGGCCACCGGGGCGGCCGCCGTCGAAAGCGACATCCTGGCGAAGTACGAGGCCGTCGGCGGCCCGGTCAGCAGCGACCTGGGTTTCCCGACCGCCAACGAGTCCGACGGCGGCGTCAGCCCCAACAGCCGGATCGTCACGTTCTCGGCGGCCGATAAGCCGGTGATCTTCTGGACCTCCGACCACGGCGCCTTCGTGGTGCGCGGCGCGATGAAGTCCGCCTGGGACAAGCTGCGTGGTCCCACCGGAAAGCTGGGCGCGCCGGTCGGCGATCAGACCGTCGACGGCGACGTGATCTCGCAGAAGTTCACCGGCGGCAAGATCTCCTGGAGCCGCGCCAAGAACGCCTTCTCCACCGACCCGGCGAACCTGGCCCCGCTGTTGTCGGGCCTGCAGGTGTCGGGGCAGAACCAGCCCAGCAGTACAGCGATGCCGCCGCACGCCAAGAAGTGGTTCACCTGGAGCTGGTGGTACCTGTTCGCCCTGGTACCGCTGCTGGTACTGGTGCTGCTGGCGGTGTTCGTGGCCTTGCGGTGGCGCCGGCATCGCGCCGGCCGCAACAGCGCGCCGTACGACCTGGAGCGCGACGTCGACGTCGGCGGTTATGACGATGCGGGCGAACCGCGCTGGGGACCCGACTACGCGGACAGCTCCACCGAACACCTGTCGTTCAGCGACGCCCACGCACCCGAGCACCGGGACGCCGCTGGTGTGCCGGTGGCTCGGTGGCCGCACGGACCCGAATCGGCCGACCTGGACGAGGACGGGGGCTATGGCGAGCCGGCGCGGCGCGTCTCCGAGGAGGAGTGGGACGAGTTAGCGGTCGACGAGCGGGATCCCGACTCGGTCGACACCGATTCCATCCCTGTGGTGTCGGCGGACGATCTGATCGAGGCCGGCTATGGCGATGAGTTCCCGGAAGCGGGCTACCCCGACGATGCCGACGTGCCTGAGGTCGCGTATCCGGAGGCCGTCGCGGAGGACGACTATGCCGATGCGGTCGCCGCCGGTTATCCGGAATTCCCCGACGAGGATGCCGCCTACGCGGAGGCGGGCTATCCCGGTGCCGACGAGGAGGGGGCGGCCTATCCCGAAGAAGAGCCGGAGGCCGCGTATCCCGATGTCGCCGTGGCGCATACCCCGCCGGACCTTGCCGGCGGCGCCGCGTCCGGTGCTGCCGCCGCGGGCGCTGCGGCTGCCGGTGGTGCCGCCGCGGGTGAGGCAGCATCCGGCCTGGCGGCGGCGCTCGGTGCCGCAGCCGGCCCCGCCCGCAGAGCTGGACGGCACGCGGCCGCGGACGCCGACGACGAAATGGACATCGCGTCGGCCGCGAGCTTCGGTGCGCTCGGCCCGGCCGGGCGCCCGACCATCCACCTGCCCCTGGAAGACCCGTACCAGATACCCGACGGCTATCCGATCAAGGCGAGCGCGCGCTTCGGGCTCTACTACACCCCGGACAGCGACCTGTACCACGACACGCTCGCCGAGATCTGGTTGTCCAGCGAGGAAGCCGCGCTGGTCAACGGCTTCGTGAAAGCCGACTGA
- a CDS encoding acyl-CoA dehydrogenase family protein, with product MSSAIKYQRTLFEPEHDLFRESYRAFLERHVAPYHDEWEKAKIVDRGVWLEAGKQGFLGMAVPEEYGGGGNPDFRYNTIITEETTAGRYSGIGFGLHNDIIAPYLLELANEEQKQRWLPKFCTGEMITAIAMTEPGTGSDLQGIKTRAVKQGDHYVLNGAKTFITNGINSDLVIVVAQTDPDKGSQGFSLLVVERGMEGFERGRHLDKIGLDAQDTAELSFTDVKVPVENLLGEEGKGFIYLMQNLPQERINIAVMAAAAMEQVLNATLQYTKERKAFGKPIGSFQNSRFVLAELATEATVVRIMVDEFLRLHLDKKLTAEQAAMAKWYSTEKQVHLIDRCLQLHGGYGYMREYPVARSYLDARVQTIYGGTTEIMKEIVGRSLGV from the coding sequence ATGAGCAGCGCAATCAAGTACCAGCGCACCCTGTTTGAACCCGAGCACGATTTGTTCCGCGAGTCCTACCGGGCCTTCCTCGAGCGCCATGTAGCGCCGTACCACGACGAGTGGGAGAAGGCGAAGATCGTCGACCGCGGTGTCTGGCTGGAGGCCGGCAAGCAGGGATTCCTCGGCATGGCGGTGCCCGAAGAGTACGGCGGCGGCGGCAACCCCGACTTCCGGTACAACACGATCATCACCGAAGAAACCACCGCCGGGCGATACAGCGGGATTGGCTTCGGACTACACAACGACATCATCGCGCCGTATTTGCTGGAGCTGGCCAACGAAGAGCAGAAGCAACGCTGGTTGCCGAAGTTCTGCACCGGGGAAATGATCACCGCAATAGCGATGACCGAGCCCGGAACCGGCAGCGACCTGCAGGGCATCAAAACCCGCGCGGTCAAACAGGGTGATCACTACGTACTCAACGGCGCAAAGACGTTCATCACCAACGGAATCAACTCCGACCTGGTGATCGTGGTCGCGCAGACCGATCCGGACAAGGGCTCGCAAGGCTTTTCGTTGCTCGTCGTTGAACGCGGCATGGAAGGCTTTGAGCGCGGCCGACATCTGGACAAGATCGGACTCGACGCGCAGGACACCGCGGAGTTGTCGTTCACCGACGTCAAGGTTCCCGTCGAAAACCTGCTCGGCGAGGAGGGCAAGGGCTTCATCTACCTGATGCAGAATCTGCCCCAGGAACGGATCAACATCGCGGTCATGGCGGCCGCCGCGATGGAGCAGGTGCTCAACGCGACACTGCAATACACCAAGGAGCGCAAAGCCTTTGGCAAGCCGATCGGCAGTTTCCAGAACAGCCGCTTCGTGCTGGCCGAGCTGGCGACCGAGGCCACCGTGGTGCGCATCATGGTCGACGAGTTCCTGCGCTTGCATCTGGACAAGAAGCTGACGGCCGAGCAGGCGGCGATGGCCAAGTGGTACTCCACCGAGAAGCAGGTGCACCTGATCGACCGGTGTCTGCAGCTGCACGGCGGCTACGGCTACATGCGCGAATACCCAGTCGCTCGTTCCTATCTCGACGCCCGCGTGCAGACCATCTATGGCGGCACAACCGAGATCATGAAAGAGATCGTCGGGCGCAGCCTCGGGGTCTAG
- the miaA gene encoding tRNA (adenosine(37)-N6)-dimethylallyltransferase MiaA, producing the protein MRPLAIIGPTGTGKSQLALDVVEQLSGEVGAEIVNADAMQFYRGMDIGTAKLPVDERRGIPHHQLDVLDVTQTATVARYQRAAAADIEAIAARGAVPVIVGGSMLYVQSLLDDWTFPATDPAVRARWEQRLADVGVGMLHAELARVDPTAAAAILPTDARRTVRALEVVELTGQPFAASAPRIGAPRWSTAIVGLDCDTTILDERLARRTETMFAQGLVDEVRELLLDGLRDGVTASRALGYAQVLAALDADDPDALRDAQELTFVGTRRYVRRQRSWFRRDHRVHWVDVGTATEADRARVVSDALRAWRHVP; encoded by the coding sequence ATGAGACCCCTGGCGATCATCGGCCCCACCGGGACCGGCAAGTCGCAGCTGGCCCTCGACGTCGTCGAGCAACTCAGCGGCGAGGTGGGCGCCGAGATCGTCAACGCCGACGCCATGCAGTTCTACCGCGGCATGGACATCGGGACGGCCAAGCTGCCCGTCGACGAGCGCCGCGGCATCCCGCATCACCAGCTCGACGTCCTGGACGTCACTCAGACCGCGACCGTCGCGCGCTATCAGCGAGCCGCCGCCGCCGACATCGAGGCGATCGCGGCCCGCGGCGCCGTGCCGGTCATCGTGGGCGGCTCGATGCTCTACGTGCAGTCGCTGCTCGACGACTGGACGTTTCCCGCCACCGACCCCGCGGTGCGGGCGCGCTGGGAGCAGCGCCTCGCCGACGTCGGGGTGGGGATGCTGCACGCCGAGCTGGCCCGCGTCGACCCGACCGCCGCCGCGGCGATCCTGCCGACCGATGCCCGTCGCACGGTGCGCGCGCTCGAGGTCGTCGAGCTCACCGGCCAGCCGTTCGCCGCGTCCGCGCCCCGCATCGGCGCTCCGCGGTGGAGCACGGCGATCGTCGGATTAGACTGTGACACAACCATTCTCGACGAGAGATTGGCCCGCCGGACCGAGACGATGTTTGCCCAAGGCCTGGTCGACGAGGTCCGCGAACTGCTGCTCGACGGACTGCGCGACGGCGTCACCGCGTCGCGAGCGCTGGGCTATGCGCAGGTGCTTGCCGCTCTCGATGCCGACGACCCCGATGCCCTGCGCGATGCGCAGGAACTGACGTTCGTCGGCACCCGGCGTTACGTGCGACGCCAGCGGTCGTGGTTTCGCCGCGACCACCGGGTGCACTGGGTCGACGTGGGCACCGCGACCGAGGCCGACCGGGCCCGCGTCGTCTCGGACGCGCTGCGGGCGTGGCGGCACGTACCCTGA
- the nrdR gene encoding transcriptional regulator NrdR, whose protein sequence is MHCPFCRHPDSRVIDSRETDEGQAIRRRRSCPECGRRFTTVETAVLAVVKRSGVTEPFSREKVIKGVRRACQGRQVDEDALNLLAQQVEDAVRAAGSPEVPSHEVGLAILGPLRDLDEVAYLRFASVYRSFSSADDFEREIAALRKHRKVSTPS, encoded by the coding sequence ATGCATTGTCCGTTCTGCCGCCATCCCGACTCCCGGGTGATCGACTCCCGGGAAACCGATGAAGGCCAAGCCATTCGGCGCCGGCGGTCCTGCCCGGAGTGTGGGCGCCGCTTCACGACGGTAGAAACCGCGGTGCTGGCCGTCGTCAAGCGCAGCGGTGTCACCGAACCGTTCAGCCGCGAGAAGGTCATCAAGGGGGTGCGCCGCGCATGTCAGGGCCGTCAGGTCGACGAGGATGCGCTGAATCTGCTGGCCCAGCAGGTGGAAGACGCCGTGCGTGCCGCCGGCTCGCCGGAGGTGCCCAGCCATGAGGTCGGCCTGGCGATCCTCGGCCCGCTACGCGACCTGGACGAGGTGGCTTACTTGCGCTTCGCCTCGGTATATCGATCCTTTTCGTCTGCCGACGATTTCGAACGCGAGATCGCGGCGCTTCGCAAGCACCGCAAAGTATCGACACCGAGCTGA
- a CDS encoding class III extradiol ring-cleavage dioxygenase family protein, translating to MLSAIAIVPSTPLLVPELAGAAAAELADLATAVQAAAALLPAPRWIAIGTGGTDDALGPHVIGSFAGYGADVRVQLSPRAAGAVADFPLCALIAGWLRGQARPDAGVLVRVYRGDHDADTALGIGRRLRAEIDHAPDPVGVLVVADGANTLTPGAPGGYDPAGLDAQLALDDALADGDGAALARLPERILGRVAFGVLAGLTEPGPHSAKELYRGAPYGVGYFAGAWQP from the coding sequence GTGCTGAGCGCCATCGCGATCGTCCCCTCCACACCGCTGCTGGTGCCCGAGCTCGCCGGGGCGGCGGCCGCCGAGTTGGCCGACCTGGCCACCGCGGTGCAGGCGGCGGCCGCGCTGCTGCCTGCACCGCGGTGGATCGCGATCGGGACGGGCGGCACCGACGATGCGCTGGGCCCCCACGTGATCGGCAGCTTCGCCGGATACGGCGCCGACGTGCGCGTCCAACTCTCGCCGCGAGCCGCCGGGGCCGTGGCCGACTTCCCGCTGTGTGCGCTGATCGCCGGCTGGCTGCGCGGCCAGGCCCGCCCCGACGCCGGCGTGCTGGTGCGGGTCTACCGCGGGGACCACGACGCCGACACGGCGCTGGGGATCGGCAGGCGGCTGCGCGCCGAGATCGACCACGCACCCGACCCGGTCGGCGTGCTGGTCGTCGCCGACGGCGCGAACACGCTGACGCCCGGCGCGCCCGGCGGTTATGACCCCGCCGGCCTTGATGCCCAGCTGGCGCTCGACGACGCCCTCGCCGACGGCGACGGCGCCGCACTGGCCCGGCTGCCGGAGCGGATCCTCGGGCGGGTCGCCTTCGGTGTGCTGGCCGGGCTGACCGAGCCGGGCCCGCATTCGGCCAAGGAGCTGTATCGGGGAGCGCCCTACGGGGTGGGGTACTTCGCCGGGGCCTGGCAGCCGTGA
- the hflX gene encoding GTPase HflX, translated as MTHPETPYHDQPAEPSVGELALEDRSALRRVAGLSTELADISEVEYRQLRLERVVLVGVWTEGSAADNQASLAELAALAETAGSQVLEGLIQRRDKPDPSTYIGSGKAQELREVVLATGADTVICDGELSPAQLTALEKAVKVKVIDRTALILDIFAQHATSREGKAQVSLAQMEYMLPRLRGWGESMSRQAGGRAGGSGGGVGLRGPGETKIETDRRRIRERMSKLRREIKDMKQARDTRRSRRLHSDMPSIAIVGYTNAGKSSLLNALTGAGVLVQDALFATLEPTTRRAEFDDGRPFVLTDTVGFVRHLPTQLVEAFRSTLEEVVDADLLVHVVDGSDVNPVAQINAVRQVISEVISDHKGEPPPELLVVNKIDAASDLMLAKLRHALPGAVFVSAHTGDGIDALHRRMSELAAPIDAAVDVVIPYDRGDLVARVHADGRVEQAEHNSVGTRIKARVPVALAASLREFGAAGDEVS; from the coding sequence ATGACACACCCTGAAACCCCGTACCACGACCAGCCGGCCGAGCCCAGCGTCGGCGAACTGGCTCTCGAAGACCGATCGGCACTGCGCCGCGTTGCCGGGCTGTCGACCGAACTCGCCGACATCTCCGAGGTCGAGTACCGGCAGCTGCGGCTGGAACGCGTTGTGCTGGTGGGGGTGTGGACCGAAGGCAGTGCGGCCGACAATCAGGCCAGCCTGGCCGAGCTGGCCGCCCTGGCCGAAACCGCGGGCTCGCAGGTGCTCGAGGGACTGATTCAACGCCGTGATAAGCCCGACCCGTCGACCTACATCGGGTCGGGCAAGGCCCAGGAGCTGCGCGAAGTGGTGCTGGCCACCGGCGCCGACACCGTAATCTGCGACGGCGAGCTGTCGCCGGCCCAGCTGACCGCGCTGGAGAAGGCCGTCAAGGTCAAGGTCATCGACCGCACCGCGCTGATCCTGGACATCTTCGCCCAGCACGCCACCAGCCGCGAGGGCAAGGCGCAGGTGTCGCTGGCTCAGATGGAGTACATGCTGCCGCGGCTGCGCGGCTGGGGTGAGTCGATGTCCCGGCAGGCCGGTGGCCGCGCCGGCGGCAGCGGCGGCGGTGTGGGCCTGCGTGGTCCCGGTGAGACCAAGATCGAGACCGACCGGCGCCGCATCCGCGAGCGAATGTCCAAGCTGCGCCGCGAGATCAAGGACATGAAGCAGGCCCGCGACACCCGGCGCAGTCGTCGCCTGCACAGCGATATGCCGTCCATTGCGATCGTCGGTTACACAAACGCCGGCAAGTCCAGCCTGCTCAATGCGCTCACCGGGGCGGGGGTGCTGGTGCAGGACGCGCTGTTCGCCACCCTGGAGCCCACCACCCGGCGTGCCGAATTCGATGACGGACGCCCGTTCGTGCTCACCGACACGGTCGGCTTCGTGCGTCACCTGCCCACCCAGCTGGTCGAGGCATTCCGCTCGACGCTGGAGGAGGTCGTCGACGCCGATCTGCTGGTGCACGTCGTGGACGGCTCCGACGTCAACCCGGTCGCCCAGATCAACGCGGTGCGCCAGGTGATCTCCGAGGTCATTTCCGACCACAAGGGCGAGCCGCCGCCGGAGTTACTGGTGGTCAACAAGATCGACGCGGCAAGCGATCTGATGCTGGCCAAGCTTCGGCACGCGCTGCCCGGCGCGGTGTTTGTCTCGGCACACACCGGCGACGGCATCGACGCGCTGCACCGGCGGATGTCCGAACTGGCCGCTCCCATCGACGCCGCGGTCGACGTGGTGATTCCCTACGACCGCGGCGACCTGGTGGCGCGCGTGCACGCCGATGGTCGCGTCGAGCAGGCCGAGCACAACTCGGTGGGCACGCGGATCAAGGCCCGGGTTCCGGTGGCGCTGGCCGCCAGCCTGCGGGAGTTCGGCGCGGCGGGCGACGAGGTCTCCTAG
- the dapF gene encoding diaminopimelate epimerase produces the protein MIFAKGHGTQNDFVLLPDLDAELELTPARVAALCDRRRGLGADGVLRITTARAAGEAGVLDRLPDGVGADDWYMDYRNADGSTAQMCGNGVRVFAHYLRASGCESRDDFVVGSLAGPRLVTMHHVGPTNADVTVDMGKANRLGAGEAFVGGRRLRGLAIDVGNPHLACVDPQLTGEELAALDVAAPVQFDRAQFPEGVNVEVLTAATGGVVQMRVHERGVGETRSCGTGTVAAAVAALADAGADTGTLTVRVPGGDVVVTVTDATSYLRGPSVLLARGLVSEDWWSAQ, from the coding sequence ATGATCTTCGCCAAGGGCCACGGCACCCAGAACGACTTCGTGCTGCTGCCCGACCTCGACGCCGAGCTGGAGCTCACCCCGGCGCGGGTGGCCGCCCTGTGCGACCGCCGCCGTGGGTTGGGCGCCGACGGCGTGCTGCGGATTACCACCGCGCGCGCCGCGGGCGAGGCCGGAGTGCTCGATCGACTGCCCGACGGCGTCGGCGCGGACGACTGGTACATGGACTACCGCAACGCCGACGGGTCGACCGCGCAGATGTGCGGCAACGGCGTGCGGGTGTTCGCGCACTACCTGCGCGCCAGCGGGTGCGAGTCCCGCGACGACTTCGTCGTCGGGTCGTTGGCGGGGCCGCGGCTGGTCACGATGCACCACGTCGGCCCGACCAACGCCGACGTCACCGTCGACATGGGCAAGGCCAACCGGCTGGGGGCGGGGGAGGCCTTCGTCGGAGGAAGGCGGCTGCGCGGGCTGGCCATCGACGTCGGCAATCCACACCTGGCGTGCGTCGACCCGCAGCTGACCGGCGAGGAGCTCGCCGCGCTGGATGTCGCCGCGCCGGTGCAGTTCGACCGGGCACAGTTTCCTGAAGGCGTCAACGTCGAAGTGCTGACCGCGGCCACCGGGGGCGTGGTGCAGATGCGGGTGCACGAGCGCGGGGTGGGCGAAACCCGTTCCTGCGGAACCGGAACGGTCGCGGCCGCGGTGGCTGCACTCGCCGACGCCGGGGCGGACACCGGGACGTTGACGGTGCGGGTGCCCGGGGGCGACGTCGTCGTCACCGTCACCGACGCCACCAGCTACCTGCGCGGGCCGTCGGTGCTGTTGGCGCGTGGCCTAGTGAGCGAGGACTGGTGGAGCGCCCAATAA
- the lexA gene encoding transcriptional repressor LexA — translation MSDSKDTSATGSNGPLHSVDSSLTQRQRTILNVIRESVTSRGYPPSIREIGDAVGLTSTSSVAHQLRTLERKGYLRRDPNRPRAVDVRGADDARAAAPATEVVGSDALPEPTFVPVLGRIAAGGPILAEEAVEDVFPLPRELVGEGTLFLLKVVGDSMIEAAICDGDWVVVRQQNVADNGDIVAAMLDGEATVKTFKRAGDQVWLMPHNPAFDPIPGNDATVLGKVVTVIRKV, via the coding sequence ATGAGCGACAGCAAGGACACCTCGGCAACCGGCTCCAACGGCCCGCTGCATTCCGTGGATTCATCGCTTACCCAGCGGCAACGCACCATCTTGAACGTCATCCGCGAGTCGGTGACCAGCCGTGGCTACCCGCCCAGCATCCGGGAGATCGGCGACGCCGTCGGCCTGACGTCGACCTCTTCGGTGGCTCACCAACTACGCACCCTCGAGCGCAAGGGGTACCTGCGCCGCGACCCGAACCGCCCGCGGGCCGTCGACGTCCGCGGCGCCGATGATGCGAGGGCGGCCGCGCCGGCCACCGAGGTCGTGGGTTCCGACGCCCTGCCGGAACCCACGTTCGTCCCGGTGCTCGGGCGCATCGCGGCCGGTGGACCGATCCTGGCCGAGGAGGCCGTCGAGGACGTCTTCCCGCTGCCCCGCGAGCTGGTCGGCGAGGGCACCCTGTTTCTGCTCAAGGTGGTCGGCGACTCGATGATCGAAGCCGCGATCTGCGACGGCGACTGGGTCGTGGTACGGCAGCAGAACGTCGCCGACAACGGCGACATCGTCGCCGCCATGCTGGACGGCGAGGCCACCGTCAAAACGTTCAAGCGTGCGGGTGATCAGGTGTGGCTGATGCCGCACAACCCGGCGTTCGATCCCATCCCCGGCAATGACGCGACCGTGCTCGGCAAGGTCGTGACGGTGATCCGCAAGGTATAG